Genomic window (Daucus carota subsp. sativus chromosome 5, DH1 v3.0, whole genome shotgun sequence):
ATGTTTCTGTTCTTTGTGCAGTaccattatatatattagtactATCAAACTGTTTGTTAAGTACTACACTAAGAACCTTTTGCTTCTCATAGGTTCCAGTATCAATTGCAGATCTAGGGGGAACCGAGATTGATTTGAGATTTGGTAACCCCAAAGAAGGCCGCTTGTTTGTCATAGTAGCTCCTGTTCTTAGATTTGCAGACAGTGAGTACTTTTGTCTCATTCATTCATAGCATCAACCGATTAAATATACTCAGACTATTTATTTAACTAGTTATAATCTTGCTTATATTTGACAAGGGTACATTTTCGTTTTGATAATGTTCAGATCTTGGTGACAATGCAACAATAGAAAAAGTTGGACCACCGGAGAAAGTGATCAGTGCATTTGGACCAGAAGCGATAGGTGAAAATGTAGATGGAAAAGTTTTGAGTATGGAAGTAAAAGACTACTCTGGAAGAAAATATTACCAGTATGAACTGGAACCCCCTCATGCCCTTATCACTGCAACTGCTGCTGGGAACCGGTTTTATTTGTTCACTGTAACTGCAAATGGTAAAGGCGAAGTCCTACACTATTAATTGTTACATACTATAACTTTAAGCTACCAGTCTCCCGTTATACTAAGAATGAATAGTTTTGTTTTTCTGCAGGTCTTCAGTGGAAGAGGCATTACAAGGACCTAAAAAGGATTTCTGACTCTTTCAGGGTTGTGTGATGGACTTGACAGAAGATATACAATCCAATTGACGCGCTGCAAGTACATGCAACAAATCTACTTCAAATATTTGTGTATACTACTATGTAGTGCGCGCAGAGAAACAAACAGCAGTAACTAATATATCAAAACAGTAAACACACAGATTTATCTGGTTCGGCAACTTGCCTACATCCACGGGAGGCTGCTGGTATCATTAAACAGAGTGAATAAATTACAGAGTGCTGAAAACAGATTTCCTCACTAATAATATCTCTCAAAGTGTTTCCTAGGTATTTTCGTAAAGTTGCAGGAAATACTCATACTGTCATACACAAACTATATATCTTAGCTTCTTCTGTCTTCTGATTTCTTAACCTTCACGTTGGAATGGATGTGTTTAATTTATACCAAGTCTCTCCAGACAACTGATATAAATTCAGTATCGATAGCCAACTAACTTGTGCCTGCAATGTCCTCAATTCATACTtatgggttaaatatcaaaccCATCAATATCAAGGCAATCAATTGCCTAAGAGGAAAAAATCAGCTGTTGGATGAAGTATGAGCCAGAAATAAGAGCACCTCCAATGCAGGGCCGGTTGGTGTCTCCACGTAAAACGATCAGGTCCAGTAAAACTGCGTCGAAGGATGTTGGTAGAAAGAGGTCAGGACCTCTACGGTGGTCCTTGGCCATTTCCT
Coding sequences:
- the LOC108192432 gene encoding psbP domain-containing protein 4, chloroplastic isoform X2, translated to MGKTGWRTYQRPDEKSGGHGVGWSPIIPYLFSVPPEWEEVPVSIADLGGTEIDLRFGNPKEGRLFVIVAPVLRFADNLGDNATIEKVGPPEKVISAFGPEAIGENVDGKVLSMEVKDYSGRKYYQYELEPPHALITATAAGNRFYLFTVTANGLQWKRHYKDLKRISDSFRVV
- the LOC108192432 gene encoding psbP domain-containing protein 4, chloroplastic isoform X1 is translated as MGSMMFSGSCFTLKCNQAQPHSAGKRLSRPKASGAADPEFIDKESEQNAGLFKRRLALVSGVSLVSSFPKHGLAVVKQGLLAGRIPGLSDPDGQGWRTYQRPDEKSGGHGVGWSPIIPYLFSVPPEWEEVPVSIADLGGTEIDLRFGNPKEGRLFVIVAPVLRFADNLGDNATIEKVGPPEKVISAFGPEAIGENVDGKVLSMEVKDYSGRKYYQYELEPPHALITATAAGNRFYLFTVTANGLQWKRHYKDLKRISDSFRVV